The region AGCCACAAATACACAGATATGTCTGTTTCTTCAGAATTCAATAGAAATGCAGTGCACAGGACTTTGAGCTGGGAGTCAGTCTGTGAAGtttaaaagctgcagtgattCCTGTCGTTTGTTTCTCAGCAAATCATGAAAGATCGATGGATGAACGTCGGACATGAGAACGAGGGGCTGAAACCTTACACCGAACCTGAGCAAGACTTCAGCGACCGGGAACGCATcggtctgacacacacacacacacacacacaccgttcacacactgagcagctgatCAGGCACGACTTCTTCTTCTCGATTAATCGTTGAACTTTTTCCGTCTCAGCCAAGCTCCAAActttttttgttacattttgagATAATTTGTtctctgaccaatcagagctgatGGCGACGATGGGCTTCCCTCAGGAGGAAGTGGTGAAGGCGCTGGACGGTCAGAAATACAACGAGGTGATGGCAACGTACCTGCTGCTGGGGAGGAAACCTGCTGAGGTGTGTTGCATTCACTGTTAGCCTAGCTTCGCTCAGCGCCACGGGGAAACTGTTAGCCTCGCTCCGCTAGAACAGGAAAAGCTGTCTCATCTGCTCAGTCTGAAAATGAGCCAGTTTTCTACCCAGaatcctctgtcctctccaccAGTGTGAAGGCACAGAGTCTTTGTCCAGCAGTAACCTGGTTCAAAGGTCACGCCCCTGCAGCGACATCAACGGCTCCAGTCATTCCCCCGCCCACTCTCGCAACGCTCCGACCAGTCAGAAGCAGCGGCGCTTCAGCGACCACGGTGAGTTCACGTCCAATCAGAATCTGTCTGCTCCGTTGACGGATCAGCTGTTCACGGTTCAGCCGTTCACGGATCAGCCGTTCACGGTTCAGCCGTTCACGGATCAGCCGTTCATGGTTCAGCCGTTCACGGATCAGCCGTTCACAGATCAGAACCACAGGGTCTGTTCAGCTTTTCCGGGACCTTGTACTTACATTAGATTAAATTAACCACAGTTGTGCATCAGTGTTTGcgttctctgtgttttgtgtcccAGTGGCGCCCTCTATCCCTCCGCCCGTCTCCTACACCAAGCGTAGCCACGCCAACAGCGTAGAGAGCGACAGGAGGGAAGAGCCCGCCTCACCCATGGGAGCCCCAGACCGCAGGAAGTCAGCCACAGCTTCAGGggtgagaggaaacagactCTGGTTTTAACCAACGAATACAAATACCAAGTTTAAaacaaggtcaaaggtcagacaggACGTTAAAGTAACCCCCccactgtctttgtgttgtagAGCATGACTCGGAGGAACACGTATGTTTATGAGAGGACGAGCGCTGAGCGTCACTCGGCGGCTGTTCCCAACGGGAAGGACAGCAGGTGAGATGGAATCTGTGGGTTGAGACTGATCACATGCTGATTTTCCAAATCAATAactcatctgtctctgtttcagtctACCTGAGGTACCTGCAGCTTCCCCCTCCCCATCACCGGGGGCAGCCGTCTCTTCCACACGCCCCCGTCATGTCAAGTCCATGTCAGCGTCGGGGCATCCCATGAAGTCCTGCCTCCCTCCCATCGACGACAACGCAGAGTATCAGAGGTGAAAACACTTTTCGTGTCTCGTCACAGCGGTGAAACGTTTCAGTGAACTTGTCGTTTTTACATCGCTCTGCTCCCGCCCCCAGCTCCGCCCACCAGCCCCCGGCCTCGCCCTCAGCCTTCAGCGTCACcagtagcagcagcaccacGCCGGACCGGAGCCGCTTCCCCCGCGGCTCCTCCAGCCGCTCCACCTTCCACGGCGCTCAGCTCCGAGACCGACGACCCGCCACGTACAACGGTCCCCCGGCCTCACCCAGCCTGTCACAGCACGCCGCCGCATCGCTGGCCACGCCCCGCCGcggcacctcctcctccctcatcgGAAAGATCACCTCCAAGTTTGTCCGCAGGTCAGTGAGAGCGAGCGATCTGACTTTGTCTGCTCAGGGATGAAAATCCTGTGTCTTCGTGTCCTTTGGTCCGTTCATGCTGTCTGTTCGGTTTCCTTCCTTCAGGAGTTTCTCAGGCGAACCTAAAGAGGAAGCGCGGGACTCCAAGCCTCGTTCCCTGCGGTTCACCTGGAGCATGAAGACCACGTCTTCCATGGAGCCAGGGGACATGATGAAGGAGATCCGGAGGGTTCTGGACGCCAATAACTGTGACTACGAGCAGCGCGAGCGTTACTTGCTGTTCTGCGTCCACGGCGATGCTCGGCAGGACACTCTGGTCCAATGGGAGATGGAGGTGTGCAAACTGCCCCGCCTCTCGCTCAACGGCGTGCGGTTTAAAAGGATCTCCGGCACGTCCATCGCCTTCAAAAACATCGCCTCCAAAGTGGCCAACGAGCTCAGGCTGTGAACGACGCCCACTTTATCCTTCAACACTTCGAGGAGAAtacctctgctcctcttcttcaAAGAGCGACGGCCCTCCAAGTGACGGCGGCCATCTTGTGATCAGCACTATTCCAGGCTAACTGCTGTATGACTCCCAGAGAATATACCTTATTATACTCAACACACTTGTTGTTTGATGTTATCACTAAATGTTGATGCCAGTGAAACCAAATATTAAAAGGAATGGCGGCTCAGACGTTCGGCAGGTTGTGGTTCGTCCCTCAGTGTTCCAGCCCGTTGATTGatcactgtgtttacatgcacttaaGAAACCTGGTTTTTCCAAAAGCTGAAACTAAAATGAAACTCAGTCAGGTCAAAGGGATTAAAGCTGATTAACACCGGCAGATTTCTGCAGGAGAAACCTGACGA is a window of Toxotes jaculatrix isolate fToxJac2 chromosome 4, fToxJac2.pri, whole genome shotgun sequence DNA encoding:
- the mark1 gene encoding serine/threonine-protein kinase MARK1, translating into MSGRTPLTPVSESEQAPPKRSDGLPEPPTPPTKSSSRHSLPPCRSSVASLTDEQPHVGNYRLLKTIGKGNFAKVKLARHTLTGREVAIKIIDKTQLNPTSLQKLFREVSVMKILNHPNIVKLFEVIETEKTLYLVMEYASGGEVFDYLVAHGRMKEKEARAKFRQIVSAVQYCHQKRIVHRDLKAENLLLDADMNIKIADFGFSNEFTVGSKLDTFCGSPPYAAPELFQGKKYDGPEVDVWSMGVILYTLVSGSLPFDGQNLKELRERVLRGKYRIPFYMSTDCENLLKKLLVLNPGKRGSLQQIMKDRWMNVGHENEGLKPYTEPEQDFSDRERIELMATMGFPQEEVVKALDGQKYNEVMATYLLLGRKPAECEGTESLSSSNLVQRSRPCSDINGSSHSPAHSRNAPTSQKQRRFSDHVAPSIPPPVSYTKRSHANSVESDRREEPASPMGAPDRRKSATASGSMTRRNTYVYERTSAERHSAAVPNGKDSSLPEVPAASPSPSPGAAVSSTRPRHVKSMSASGHPMKSCLPPIDDNAEYQSSAHQPPASPSAFSVTSSSSTTPDRSRFPRGSSSRSTFHGAQLRDRRPATYNGPPASPSLSQHAAASLATPRRGTSSSLIGKITSKFVRRSFSGEPKEEARDSKPRSLRFTWSMKTTSSMEPGDMMKEIRRVLDANNCDYEQRERYLLFCVHGDARQDTLVQWEMEVCKLPRLSLNGVRFKRISGTSIAFKNIASKVANELRL